The DNA window CCGTCAGCCTGCTGGCCGTCGGGGCGGCGGTGGTGGCGCCCCATGCGCCGACGGCCATCGACCCCATGGCGTTCCAGGCCGCGCCTTCGCCCACCCATCCGCTGGGAACGGACAGCGTGGGGCGGGACGTGTTGAGCCGCCTGATCTACGCGGCGCGCGTCTCGCTGACCGTGGGCGTGCTGGCCGTGGCGATGTACGCGGCCATCGGCACGGCGGTGGGCGCCGCGGCCGGATACTACGGCGGGACACTGGATCTCGTCCTCAGCCGGGTCATGGATGTGATGCTGTCCTTCCCGCCGCTCATCATCATCCTCTTCGCCGTCAGCGTGTTCGGCCGGCCGAGCATCTGGAACGTCGTGGTCGTCCTGGGTCTGCTGGGCTGGCCGGCCCTGGCCCGCCTGGTGCGCGGGCAGTTCCTGGCCCTGCGCGACCTGGAGTTCGTCCTGGCCGCGCGGGCCGTGGGCGCGTCCGATGCGCGCGTCGTGATCCGGCACATGCTACCCAACGCCCTGGCCCCGGTGCTGGTCGCGGCGACCTTCGGCATGGCCAACGCCATCTTGATCGAGGCCGCGCTGTCCTTTCTGGGGATGGGCGTGCAGCCGCCGACGCCGTCCTGGGGCAACATGCTCACCGACGCGCAGTCGCTCACGGTGCTGGAACGGATGCCCTGGCTGTGGGTGCCGCCCGGCTTCATGATTCTGATCTCGGTGCTGTCCATCAACTTCATGGGCGACGGCCTCCGGGACGCGCTGGACCCGGGGCTGCGGCTGTAGCGGGGAGAGGCAGGAAAGGGGGAGGAGAGGGATGACGCAGAGATGCCGATGGCGGGTCTTCGTCGTCGCGGTCCTGGCCGCGGCGCTGGTGCTGCCGGCGGGGACGCTGGCCGCCCCGAAGTCCCAGCTGGTGGTGGTGGCGGGGATGTGGAGTCCGCCCAACAACTTCAGCCCCATCAACACCGACAGTTCCTACGGGTACTACTGTGTCCGCTTCATGTTCCAGGGCATGCTGGAGACGCGGATCGAGAACAACCAGATGAAGTTCGTGCCGGCGCTGGCCAGCCGGTGGGAGGTGGGCGAGGACCGGCAGACCTTCCGCTTCACCCTCCACCCCCGGGCGGCCTGGCACGACGGCCGGCCCGTCACCGCGGAGGACGTCCTCTTCACGGTGATGACGATCACCGACCCCCGAACCCAGACCAACCGCGGGGCGGAGCTGGCCACCATCGCCGGCCTCACCGCCGGCGGCAAGCGCGTGGAGGGGCAGCCGCTCGGGTTCCGGATCCTGGGGCCGAAGTCCTTCGAGGTCAGAACCAAGGCGCCGGTGGATCCGCAGATGTTCCTGGAGCGCTTCGGCGGGAACGTCTACATCATCCCCCGGCACATCCTGGGCGCCGTGCCGCCGGCGGACTTGGCCCGGCACCCCTTCTTCCTGAATCCCACCGTGGGCAACGGGCCCTTCAAGTTCGTCCAGTACAAGACCGACCAGTTCGTGGAGTTCGTGGCCAATGACGCCTACCACAACGGCGCCCCGCAGGTGCGGCGCGTCTTCGTCCGCATCATCCCGCCGACGACGATGCTGGCCCAGCTGGAACGCCAGGACCTGGACGTCAGCGCCGGATTCGGCATCGGCGAGATCCTCATCGAGGACTGGGAGCGCGTCAAGGCCATGCCCCACGTCCGTGCCGTGAGCATCCCGGCGCCGGGGTACCAGTTCATGTCCTTCAACTTCGCCCGGGACTACCTGGCGGACAAGCGGGTGCGCCGGGCCATGGCTCATGCCATCAACCGCCCGCTGATCGTGAACCAGCTGTACCGCGGCGAGGCGCAGATCGCCGAAGGGCCCATCCCGCCCTCCAACCCGTACTTCAACAAGAACGTCAAGCCCTGGGCCTACGACCCG is part of the Armatimonadota bacterium genome and encodes:
- a CDS encoding ABC transporter permease; its protein translation is MSVPSALRPSRPARPVTFWSLALQRFLRHRLAVTGLLVMVAVSLLAVGAAVVAPHAPTAIDPMAFQAAPSPTHPLGTDSVGRDVLSRLIYAARVSLTVGVLAVAMYAAIGTAVGAAAGYYGGTLDLVLSRVMDVMLSFPPLIIILFAVSVFGRPSIWNVVVVLGLLGWPALARLVRGQFLALRDLEFVLAARAVGASDARVVIRHMLPNALAPVLVAATFGMANAILIEAALSFLGMGVQPPTPSWGNMLTDAQSLTVLERMPWLWVPPGFMILISVLSINFMGDGLRDALDPGLRL
- a CDS encoding ABC transporter substrate-binding protein: MTQRCRWRVFVVAVLAAALVLPAGTLAAPKSQLVVVAGMWSPPNNFSPINTDSSYGYYCVRFMFQGMLETRIENNQMKFVPALASRWEVGEDRQTFRFTLHPRAAWHDGRPVTAEDVLFTVMTITDPRTQTNRGAELATIAGLTAGGKRVEGQPLGFRILGPKSFEVRTKAPVDPQMFLERFGGNVYIIPRHILGAVPPADLARHPFFLNPTVGNGPFKFVQYKTDQFVEFVANDAYHNGAPQVRRVFVRIIPPTTMLAQLERQDLDVSAGFGIGEILIEDWERVKAMPHVRAVSIPAPGYQFMSFNFARDYLADKRVRRAMAHAINRPLIVNQLYRGEAQIAEGPIPPSNPYFNKNVKPWAYDPARARALLQEAGWDFNRTIILRVPTGNILRERSADIIRENLVAVGIKTEIQKSDFPTHLSALYAKNYDLALVGWAGPTDPDVSSQFRTGGQYNFTHHSIPQMDQLLDEGVRTADPAKRRAIYDRFQELFADELPYVVLYYPNGRAAVARRMSNVLYDVAGLYDYQTYTWVAGTQ